One part of the Lotus japonicus ecotype B-129 chromosome 2, LjGifu_v1.2 genome encodes these proteins:
- the LOC130741075 gene encoding flavin-containing monooxygenase FMO GS-OX-like 4 isoform X1: protein MPIKFIMSTAPPLLTPRHVAVIGAGAAGLVAARELRREGHRVVVFEQGEQVGGTWVYTPEVESDPLGQDPKRRIIQSSMYESLRTNLPRESMGFRDYPFVRKDGKERDPRRYPGHREVLMYLKDFAADFEIDGELVRFQTEVVFAGLGETGKWRVTSRSSNDSDCVDEIYDAVVVCNGHYAQPRLAHIPGIDAWPGKQMHSHNYRTPEPFQHQVVVLIGSAASAVDISREIATVAKEVHIAARSVEEDKLGKVPGHDNLWLHSMIDSVHEDGKVVFQDGSAIAVDCILHCTGYKYDFPFLETEGLVTVDDNRVGPLYQHVFPPALAPWLSFVGLPWKVIPFPLCELQSKWIASILSNRIALPSQEEMAKDIEAFYVSLEASGTPKSYTHNLAFVQWDYNNWIADQCGVPAVEEWRKQMYKAASKSKLVRPESYRDEWDDDDIVLLAQQDFANYLRE, encoded by the exons ATGCCAATCAAATTCATCATGTCCACCGCACCCCCACTTCTCACGCCGCGCCACGTCGCAGTAATCGGCGCCGGCGCGGCGGGTCTGGTAGCAGCGCGCGAGCTCCGGCGAGAAGGGCACCGGGTGGTTGTTTTCGAGCAAGGGGAGCAAGTGGGTGGCACGTGGGTGTACACTCCGGAGGTGGAATCGGACCCTCTCGGTCAGGACCCGAAGCGGAGGATTATCCAATCGAGCATGTACGAGTCGCTCCGAACGAATCTGCCTCGGGAGAGCATGGGGTTCAGAGATTACCCGTTCGTGAGGAAAGATGGGAAGGAGAGGGATCCGAGAAGGTACCCGGGTCACAGAGAGGTGTTGATGTATTTGAAGGATTTTGCTGCGGATTTTGAGATCGATGGTGAATTGGTGAGGTTTCAGACGGAGGTGGTGTTTGCTGGGTTGGGTGAGACTGGAAAATGGAGGGTCACATCGAGATCATCCAATGACAGTGATTGTGTGGATGAGATTTATGACGCTGTGGTTGTTTGCAATGGACATTACGCTCAGCCACGACTCGCTCATATCCCag GCATTGATGCATGGCCAGGGAAGCAGATGCATAGCCATAATTATAGGACACCTGAGCCATTTCAACATCAA GTTGTAGTTCTAATAGGTAGTGCTGCTAGTGCGGTTGATATCTCTCGAGAAATCGCAACGGTAGCTAAAGAAGTCCACATTGCAGCTCGGTCAGTTGAAGAAGATAAACTTGGAAAGGTTCCTGGCCATGATAATCTGTGGCTTCATTCTATG ATTGACAGTGTTCATGAAGATGGGAAAGTGGTTTTCCAAGATGGAAGTGCAATTGCTGTAGACTGCATTTTACATTGCACAGG GTACAAGTATGATTTTCCATTCCTTGAAACCGAAGGCTTGGTGACTGTAGATGACAATCGGGTAGGACCATTGTACCAACATGTTTTTCCACCAGCGTTAGCTCCATGGCTTTCATTTGTTGGGTTGCCTTGGAAG GTTATTCCTTTCCCCTTGTGCGAACTGCAAAGCAAGTGGATAGCTAGTATCTTGTCTAATCGCATTGCCCTTCCTTCTCAAGAGGAGATGGCTAAAGATATTGAAGCATTTTACGTGTCCCTTGAAGCATCTGGCACTCCTAAGAGCTACACTCATAACTTGGCCTTTGTTCAG TGGGACTACAATAACTGGATTGCGGATCAGTGTGGGGTTCCTGCAGTTGAAGAATGGAGAAAGCAAATGTACAAGGCCGCGTCTAAGAGCAAGCTCGTGCGACCTGAATCTTACCGTGACGAGTGGGATGACGATGACATTGTTCTACTAGCTCAGCAGGATTTTGCCAATTATTTGAGAGAATGA
- the LOC130741075 gene encoding flavin-containing monooxygenase FMO GS-OX-like 4 isoform X2, whose protein sequence is MPIKFIMSTAPPLLTPRHVAVIGAGAAGLVAARELRREGHRVVVFEQGEQVGGTWVYTPEVESDPLGQDPKRRIIQSSMYESLRTNLPRESMGFRDYPFVRKDGKERDPRRYPGHREVLMYLKDFAADFEIDGELVRFQTEVVFAGLGETGKWRVTSRSSNDSDCVDEIYDAVVVCNGHYAQPRLAHIPGIDAWPGKQMHSHNYRTPEPFQHQVVVLIGSAASAVDISREIATVAKEVHIAARSVEEDKLGKVPGHDNLWLHSMIDSVHEDGKVVFQDGSAIAVDCILHCTGYKYDFPFLETEGLVTVDDNRVIPFPLCELQSKWIASILSNRIALPSQEEMAKDIEAFYVSLEASGTPKSYTHNLAFVQWDYNNWIADQCGVPAVEEWRKQMYKAASKSKLVRPESYRDEWDDDDIVLLAQQDFANYLRE, encoded by the exons ATGCCAATCAAATTCATCATGTCCACCGCACCCCCACTTCTCACGCCGCGCCACGTCGCAGTAATCGGCGCCGGCGCGGCGGGTCTGGTAGCAGCGCGCGAGCTCCGGCGAGAAGGGCACCGGGTGGTTGTTTTCGAGCAAGGGGAGCAAGTGGGTGGCACGTGGGTGTACACTCCGGAGGTGGAATCGGACCCTCTCGGTCAGGACCCGAAGCGGAGGATTATCCAATCGAGCATGTACGAGTCGCTCCGAACGAATCTGCCTCGGGAGAGCATGGGGTTCAGAGATTACCCGTTCGTGAGGAAAGATGGGAAGGAGAGGGATCCGAGAAGGTACCCGGGTCACAGAGAGGTGTTGATGTATTTGAAGGATTTTGCTGCGGATTTTGAGATCGATGGTGAATTGGTGAGGTTTCAGACGGAGGTGGTGTTTGCTGGGTTGGGTGAGACTGGAAAATGGAGGGTCACATCGAGATCATCCAATGACAGTGATTGTGTGGATGAGATTTATGACGCTGTGGTTGTTTGCAATGGACATTACGCTCAGCCACGACTCGCTCATATCCCag GCATTGATGCATGGCCAGGGAAGCAGATGCATAGCCATAATTATAGGACACCTGAGCCATTTCAACATCAA GTTGTAGTTCTAATAGGTAGTGCTGCTAGTGCGGTTGATATCTCTCGAGAAATCGCAACGGTAGCTAAAGAAGTCCACATTGCAGCTCGGTCAGTTGAAGAAGATAAACTTGGAAAGGTTCCTGGCCATGATAATCTGTGGCTTCATTCTATG ATTGACAGTGTTCATGAAGATGGGAAAGTGGTTTTCCAAGATGGAAGTGCAATTGCTGTAGACTGCATTTTACATTGCACAGG GTACAAGTATGATTTTCCATTCCTTGAAACCGAAGGCTTGGTGACTGTAGATGACAATCGG GTTATTCCTTTCCCCTTGTGCGAACTGCAAAGCAAGTGGATAGCTAGTATCTTGTCTAATCGCATTGCCCTTCCTTCTCAAGAGGAGATGGCTAAAGATATTGAAGCATTTTACGTGTCCCTTGAAGCATCTGGCACTCCTAAGAGCTACACTCATAACTTGGCCTTTGTTCAG TGGGACTACAATAACTGGATTGCGGATCAGTGTGGGGTTCCTGCAGTTGAAGAATGGAGAAAGCAAATGTACAAGGCCGCGTCTAAGAGCAAGCTCGTGCGACCTGAATCTTACCGTGACGAGTGGGATGACGATGACATTGTTCTACTAGCTCAGCAGGATTTTGCCAATTATTTGAGAGAATGA